The following are encoded together in the Capsulimonas corticalis genome:
- a CDS encoding aldehyde dehydrogenase family protein → MEHSAALLELTSGMPVIYGGDRVSYVSEELAAAFHPGDKLLVVQSTGDLLRIPGDVAEKTQSAVGRASDAFAAMAAVSDADVSRFFEEFALRLEDAGAWSEIAAANAADVAQAQARGRSTTRLAANEKMRRGMIDGLRAWRDMPGLSGRVVERAEHEGWSAEQLLAPLGVVGFVFEGRPNVFADAAGVLRSGNTVVFRIGADALGTARAIVAHALAPALAAAGLPAGAATLVDSADRAAGWAMFSDPRLSLAVARGSGRAVEQLGSVARQAGVPVSLHGTGGAWIVADDTADPHRLERAVFHSLDRKVCNTLNTICLPQNRPELVEAFLRGLEAAGARLGHGIKLHVARGDERAVPADFFMTVTQVRRAEGDVAEPIAEPIEIEDMGREWEWEQTPEVTVKLVETTDEAVALFNRYSPQFVASLITSDDALAERFYRSVNAPFVGDGFTRWVDGQYTLGRPELGLSNWQSGRLFARGAILSGDGVFTVRTRVRQIDPEVGR, encoded by the coding sequence ATGGAACACAGCGCTGCGCTCCTTGAGCTCACTTCCGGCATGCCGGTCATTTATGGCGGCGATCGCGTCTCTTATGTCTCCGAGGAACTCGCGGCCGCTTTTCATCCGGGAGATAAGCTGCTTGTCGTGCAGTCCACTGGCGATCTGCTGCGGATCCCCGGCGATGTTGCGGAAAAGACGCAGTCGGCCGTGGGGCGGGCGTCCGATGCGTTCGCGGCGATGGCCGCCGTGAGCGACGCCGATGTTTCTCGGTTCTTTGAAGAGTTTGCGTTGCGGCTTGAAGACGCCGGCGCGTGGAGCGAGATCGCGGCGGCCAATGCGGCGGACGTGGCGCAGGCGCAGGCGCGAGGCCGATCGACGACACGGCTGGCGGCGAATGAGAAGATGCGGCGCGGGATGATCGACGGCCTGCGCGCCTGGCGGGACATGCCGGGCCTGAGCGGGCGCGTGGTGGAGCGGGCGGAGCATGAGGGCTGGAGCGCCGAGCAGCTTCTGGCGCCCCTGGGCGTCGTCGGCTTTGTATTCGAAGGCCGTCCGAACGTTTTCGCCGACGCCGCCGGCGTGCTGCGCAGCGGCAACACCGTGGTGTTTCGGATTGGCGCGGACGCTCTTGGAACCGCGCGCGCGATTGTCGCCCATGCGCTTGCTCCCGCGCTGGCGGCGGCGGGACTGCCGGCCGGCGCCGCGACTCTGGTGGACAGCGCGGACCGGGCGGCGGGGTGGGCCATGTTCTCCGATCCGCGCCTTTCCCTCGCGGTTGCGCGTGGTTCCGGCCGCGCGGTGGAGCAGCTGGGAAGCGTCGCGCGCCAGGCCGGCGTGCCGGTCAGCCTGCATGGGACCGGAGGCGCCTGGATCGTCGCCGACGACACCGCCGATCCGCATCGGCTGGAGCGCGCCGTCTTTCATTCTCTCGACCGCAAGGTCTGCAACACCCTCAATACAATTTGTCTTCCTCAGAACCGCCCGGAGCTTGTCGAGGCGTTTCTGCGCGGACTGGAAGCGGCGGGCGCGCGTCTCGGACACGGAATCAAGCTGCATGTCGCGCGCGGGGACGAGCGGGCCGTGCCCGCCGATTTCTTCATGACCGTGACGCAGGTGCGGCGCGCCGAAGGCGATGTCGCCGAGCCGATCGCCGAGCCGATAGAGATTGAGGACATGGGGCGCGAATGGGAGTGGGAGCAGACGCCGGAAGTGACGGTGAAGCTTGTCGAGACGACCGACGAGGCGGTGGCGCTGTTCAACCGCTACAGCCCGCAGTTCGTCGCCAGCCTCATCACATCGGATGACGCGCTGGCCGAACGGTTCTATCGATCGGTTAACGCTCCCTTTGTCGGCGACGGTTTTACGCGCTGGGTCGACGGTCAGTACACGCTCGGGCGTCCGGAGCTGGGTCTCTCCAACTGGCAAAGCGGGCGTTTGTTTGCGCGGGGCGCCATTTTGAGCGGCGACGGCGTCTTTACCGTCCGGACCCGCGTGCGGCAGATCGACCCCGAAGTCGGACGGTAG
- a CDS encoding family 43 glycosylhydrolase: MRHLFALCALAAVGALACAAGVSAKPQTIHPGELWPDDRGNHVQAHGGGILKQGKTYYWFGEYRSRDNDPNLRYVGCYSSQDLVHWKFHEPALKLADPENLGERWVLERPKVFYNARTKMYIMYFHLDSGNYSLARVGIATSKKADRDYKYLKSFRPLGQISRDIGQFVDDDGSAYLIFEDRPNGFHIARLSDDYLTVERDVCLIPMHMEGGAVVHYQGLYYAIGSALTGWNPNPNKYATATSLAGPWSEFKDIAPPEANTYGAQSTMMLKVVGPKATTVIFMGDLWKPKTQWDSRYLWMPVEIGDGKLTLPSPHDWTLDVKTGEAEIVSATPPAAPAAPSP, encoded by the coding sequence ATGCGTCATCTCTTTGCGCTCTGCGCGCTGGCGGCGGTGGGAGCGCTGGCCTGCGCGGCCGGCGTGTCCGCGAAACCTCAGACCATTCATCCCGGCGAGCTTTGGCCGGACGACCGGGGCAATCATGTCCAGGCGCATGGCGGCGGCATCCTCAAGCAGGGGAAGACTTACTACTGGTTTGGCGAGTATCGTTCGCGGGACAACGATCCGAACCTGCGCTATGTCGGCTGCTACTCCTCCCAAGACCTCGTCCATTGGAAGTTTCACGAGCCTGCGCTGAAGCTTGCGGATCCAGAGAATCTGGGGGAGCGCTGGGTGCTGGAGCGTCCCAAGGTCTTCTATAACGCCCGGACCAAGATGTACATAATGTACTTCCATCTCGACAGCGGCAACTACAGTCTGGCGAGGGTTGGGATCGCGACATCGAAAAAAGCCGACCGAGATTACAAATATCTGAAAAGCTTCCGGCCTCTCGGCCAGATCAGCCGGGATATCGGGCAGTTCGTGGACGATGACGGCTCGGCTTATTTGATCTTTGAGGACCGGCCCAACGGTTTCCACATCGCCAGGCTTTCGGATGACTATTTGACCGTGGAGCGCGACGTATGCTTGATCCCGATGCACATGGAGGGCGGCGCCGTCGTCCATTACCAGGGGCTGTACTACGCCATTGGATCGGCGCTCACGGGTTGGAATCCCAATCCGAATAAGTACGCGACGGCGACATCGCTCGCCGGCCCCTGGTCGGAGTTCAAAGACATCGCGCCGCCGGAGGCGAACACCTACGGGGCGCAGTCCACGATGATGCTGAAGGTCGTCGGCCCGAAGGCGACGACCGTGATCTTCATGGGCGATCTTTGGAAGCCAAAGACGCAGTGGGATTCGCGCTATCTGTGGATGCCGGTGGAGATCGGAGACGGGAAGCTCACGCTTCCCTCGCCCCACGATTGGACGCTGGATGTGAAAACCGGCGAGGCGGAGATTGTTTCCGCTACGCCGCCAGCCGCTCCGGCTGCTCCCAGTCCTTAG
- a CDS encoding GGDEF domain-containing protein: MNNALIWARKILVGAGAFAAMLELAHLVAPTQTAVAAFRMHLVLVTMTQSLGLTGFLVSWALIGVLFAAVVVLAFGRTGVSEQISKARREAEAYADARRKAETQLREAQETIAAQEKEIAALEARVEISAAVDSLTSLPNHRAFHLKLTEECWRAARYEAPLSVVVLDIDHFRDYNDTFGVAAGDDVLKTAARLLQRAARACDYVTRYGGQQFAIILPEATRVQAEAAAERFRAVIAGGQWQKRGIVVSAGVAAMSTGQAAAALAAQADRAVVVAKTRGRNCVAKDWEQPERLAA, from the coding sequence ATGAATAACGCCTTGATATGGGCGCGAAAAATACTCGTGGGAGCCGGCGCCTTCGCGGCGATGCTTGAACTCGCGCATTTGGTTGCGCCGACCCAAACCGCGGTGGCCGCATTCCGGATGCATTTGGTGCTGGTGACGATGACGCAAAGTCTGGGGCTGACCGGATTTCTCGTCAGCTGGGCGCTGATCGGCGTGCTCTTCGCGGCCGTCGTGGTTCTTGCGTTCGGACGGACCGGCGTGTCGGAACAGATCTCCAAAGCGCGCCGCGAGGCGGAGGCCTATGCGGACGCGCGGCGCAAGGCCGAAACGCAGCTGCGTGAAGCTCAGGAAACGATCGCGGCGCAGGAGAAAGAGATTGCGGCGCTGGAGGCGCGCGTCGAAATATCCGCCGCCGTCGATAGTTTGACCAGCCTGCCCAACCATCGCGCCTTCCACTTGAAACTGACGGAAGAGTGCTGGCGGGCGGCGCGCTACGAAGCGCCGCTCTCCGTCGTCGTTCTCGACATCGATCACTTCCGGGATTACAACGACACTTTCGGCGTCGCCGCCGGGGACGATGTTTTGAAAACGGCGGCGCGGCTTCTTCAGCGCGCGGCGCGCGCCTGTGATTATGTCACCCGCTACGGCGGCCAGCAATTCGCGATCATCCTGCCGGAAGCCACGCGCGTCCAGGCCGAGGCCGCCGCCGAGCGCTTCCGCGCCGTGATCGCCGGCGGGCAGTGGCAAAAGCGCGGGATCGTGGTCAGCGCCGGCGTCGCCGCCATGTCCACCGGGCAGGCCGCCGCCGCGCTCGCCGCGCAGGCCGACCGCGCCGTCGTCGTCGCCAAAACGCGCGGCCGCAACTGCGTCGCTAAGGACTGGGAGCAGCCGGAGCGGCTGGCGGCGTAG
- a CDS encoding tetratricopeptide repeat protein: MRSRNICHSLVGAILFTVIFAGGFAYGQPEGSSQSVASVAKNDDIAKAFQQGVKLEDAGDYAGAEKVFLDGLDKAKAANDDANAAAFLDQLGFVCYKTSRWSQAVYYDTQNLSLSEKAGDDAAIARSLGALANATLKQGQAPRAVTLQIRALDLRKKLREPHAIAVTQADLGTAYAVSGNYAKAVDAYSDAFIQFDKESNKEYAAYTASNLGRAFTRLQQYDKALESFGRAASLYEQLGDKSAQSQTQKDIGVVYERSGRQAEAKAAYAEADRIIASAPK; this comes from the coding sequence ATGCGTAGCCGCAATATCTGTCACTCACTCGTGGGCGCCATTCTGTTCACCGTCATCTTCGCGGGCGGGTTTGCCTACGGGCAGCCGGAGGGCTCATCCCAGTCCGTCGCAAGCGTCGCCAAAAACGATGACATCGCCAAAGCATTCCAGCAGGGCGTGAAGCTGGAGGACGCGGGCGATTACGCCGGCGCCGAAAAGGTCTTCTTAGACGGGCTGGACAAGGCGAAGGCCGCGAACGACGACGCCAACGCCGCCGCCTTCCTGGATCAGCTTGGCTTTGTCTGCTACAAGACCTCGCGCTGGTCGCAGGCCGTCTACTATGACACCCAGAACCTGAGCCTGTCGGAAAAGGCGGGAGACGACGCCGCGATCGCCCGCAGCTTGGGCGCGCTGGCGAACGCGACGCTCAAGCAGGGACAGGCGCCGCGCGCCGTCACCCTTCAGATCCGCGCCCTGGATCTGCGCAAGAAGCTGCGTGAGCCGCACGCCATCGCCGTCACGCAGGCGGACCTGGGAACCGCGTACGCCGTCTCCGGCAACTACGCGAAGGCCGTGGACGCTTACTCGGACGCATTCATCCAGTTCGACAAAGAGTCCAACAAAGAGTATGCGGCCTATACCGCCAGCAACCTCGGACGCGCGTTCACCCGGCTCCAGCAGTACGATAAGGCCCTGGAGAGCTTCGGCCGCGCCGCGAGCCTCTACGAGCAGCTAGGCGATAAGTCTGCCCAGTCGCAGACCCAGAAGGACATCGGGGTGGTTTACGAGCGCTCCGGACGCCAGGCGGAGGCGAAAGCCGCCTACGCGGAAGCGGACCGGATCATCGCTTCCGCCCCGAAATAG
- a CDS encoding winged helix-turn-helix transcriptional regulator, with protein MRAKRFDCSYGCPVEATLDVIGGKWKSVILFHLIGGTKRFGELRRMLPGVTQRMLTLQLRELEEHGVVHREVYRQIPPKVEYSLTDYGWTLESILRQMRDWGEEFVRQHQEEKISA; from the coding sequence ATGCGCGCCAAACGATTTGACTGTTCCTACGGATGTCCGGTGGAGGCGACGCTGGATGTGATTGGCGGAAAGTGGAAGTCGGTGATCCTCTTCCATTTGATCGGCGGAACGAAGCGGTTTGGAGAATTGCGGCGAATGCTTCCGGGCGTCACTCAGCGGATGCTGACATTACAGCTGCGCGAACTTGAGGAGCACGGAGTGGTCCATCGGGAGGTGTATCGCCAAATCCCACCGAAGGTCGAGTACTCGCTGACGGATTATGGCTGGACGCTGGAATCGATTTTGCGCCAGATGCGCGATTGGGGTGAGGAGTTCGTGCGGCAACATCAGGAGGAGAAGATCAGCGCCTAA
- a CDS encoding zinc-dependent alcohol dehydrogenase family protein, with translation MKVYELKNAQGLEALTRTERETPQPGYGQVLVKMRAASLNYRDILVAEGNYGPGASDGLVPLSDGAGEVVAVGEGVTRARVGDRVAGIFMQTYLDGGMTREKSRSALGGAIPGVLAEYVAFSEDGVVQIPDYLSYEEAATLPCAAVTAWQALVYVGGVKPGDTILLQGTGGVSLFALQFAKLSGARVIITSSSDEKLERAKTFGADLTINYRTEPDWDKRVLELTHGYGVDNIVEVGGAGTLNRSLNAVRYGGVVTLVGVLSGAAGEIKTGLMLGKNIRVQGIYVGSRLMFESMNAAMAQSAVHPVIDKIFEFREVREAYEYLKTARHFGKVVIRIGD, from the coding sequence ATGAAAGTCTATGAACTGAAAAACGCACAGGGCCTGGAGGCGCTCACGCGCACGGAGCGCGAAACGCCGCAGCCGGGATACGGCCAGGTTCTGGTGAAGATGCGCGCCGCTTCCCTCAATTATCGCGACATTCTCGTCGCCGAGGGCAACTATGGGCCTGGGGCGAGCGACGGGCTTGTTCCGCTTTCCGACGGAGCCGGAGAAGTGGTCGCGGTCGGCGAGGGCGTCACGCGGGCGCGGGTTGGCGACCGCGTCGCCGGCATCTTCATGCAGACATATCTCGACGGCGGGATGACCCGTGAGAAATCTCGGTCGGCGCTGGGCGGCGCGATCCCGGGCGTCCTGGCCGAGTACGTGGCGTTCTCCGAGGACGGCGTGGTTCAGATCCCTGACTATCTGTCGTACGAGGAAGCGGCGACCCTGCCGTGCGCCGCCGTCACGGCGTGGCAGGCGCTGGTTTACGTGGGCGGCGTCAAGCCTGGGGACACCATTCTCCTTCAGGGAACCGGAGGCGTTTCGCTGTTCGCGCTGCAATTCGCGAAGCTGTCCGGCGCGCGTGTCATTATCACTTCCAGCAGCGATGAAAAGCTGGAGCGGGCGAAGACCTTCGGCGCGGACCTCACGATCAACTACCGCACGGAGCCCGATTGGGACAAGCGCGTTCTGGAGCTGACCCACGGATATGGTGTGGATAACATTGTCGAAGTCGGCGGGGCGGGCACACTGAATCGCTCTTTGAACGCCGTGCGTTACGGCGGCGTGGTGACGCTCGTGGGTGTGCTTTCCGGGGCCGCCGGAGAGATCAAAACCGGATTGATGCTGGGCAAAAACATCCGCGTGCAGGGCATCTATGTCGGGTCGCGTTTGATGTTCGAATCGATGAACGCCGCGATGGCGCAAAGCGCGGTGCATCCCGTGATCGATAAAATTTTCGAATTTCGTGAAGTTCGCGAAGCTTACGAGTATCTAAAGACTGCGAGACACTTCGGTAAAGTCGTCATTCGTATCGGCGATTGA
- a CDS encoding IS630 family transposase, which yields MGPEAAKTYPGKQLVRTPQVGDAAIRAKYEADYGRRGKGYFFGAFIPATGQAFTAPYERRTGENWVCFLEQVDQWEPCQGKRVLAITDNLGSHLGTDAQLFSAEHAHWEFVFTPKYAPYLNLIEPWWKILRSLALKGRRFETFEQICTAVEAATDYWNHHRHPFQWGHRRRHLHHRQPGIAQTPTAVAITR from the coding sequence ATGGGTCCCGAAGCCGCCAAAACTTATCCTGGCAAACAACTGGTTCGAACGCCACAGGTCGGCGACGCGGCCATTCGCGCCAAATACGAAGCTGATTATGGCCGTCGCGGGAAGGGCTACTTCTTTGGAGCCTTCATCCCTGCCACAGGCCAGGCGTTCACCGCACCCTACGAACGGCGTACAGGCGAGAACTGGGTCTGTTTTCTCGAACAGGTTGATCAATGGGAGCCTTGCCAGGGCAAGCGCGTCCTCGCCATTACGGACAATCTTGGTTCGCATTTGGGCACGGATGCCCAGCTCTTTTCTGCGGAACACGCGCACTGGGAATTTGTTTTCACGCCAAAATACGCGCCGTACCTGAACCTGATCGAGCCCTGGTGGAAAATCCTACGCTCGCTGGCGCTCAAAGGACGCCGCTTCGAAACCTTTGAGCAAATATGCACAGCGGTCGAAGCGGCGACCGATTACTGGAACCATCATCGACACCCATTTCAGTGGGGACATCGACGGCGGCATTTACATCACAGGCAGCCAGGCATAGCGCAAACACCGACTGCCGTAGCAATTACGAGATGA
- a CDS encoding helix-turn-helix domain-containing protein, with translation MYLKLRDLTAEERTTLDRIARSRTEAVRLVERAKMILAINEGQSGPEIARQFGCDADKVYRWVHRFYDQGLDGLQDKRRSGRPRIYTPDQYAEVIGTALTSPQELHLPFASWTLDRLAAYLKEQKNIAMGRNRIDQILIAEGLLLIAEGLRWQTQESWFSVKTDPDFKAKRGRSKHSTSKSLKMPLSSV, from the coding sequence ATGTACCTAAAACTGCGTGACCTTACCGCCGAAGAACGAACGACACTGGATCGGATCGCTCGCTCGCGCACCGAAGCCGTTCGCTTAGTGGAACGCGCCAAAATGATCTTGGCGATAAATGAGGGTCAGAGTGGTCCCGAAATCGCACGGCAATTCGGCTGTGACGCCGATAAAGTCTATCGCTGGGTCCATCGGTTTTACGATCAAGGACTGGATGGGCTGCAGGACAAGCGGCGCAGTGGGCGGCCACGCATTTACACGCCTGATCAGTATGCCGAAGTCATTGGAACTGCTCTGACCAGTCCACAAGAGTTACATCTGCCCTTTGCCAGTTGGACGTTAGACCGCTTGGCGGCCTATCTCAAAGAGCAAAAGAACATTGCGATGGGGCGTAACCGTATCGATCAGATTTTGATTGCCGAAGGACTGCTTTTGATTGCCGAAGGACTGCGCTGGCAAACTCAGGAAAGCTGGTTTAGTGTCAAGACCGATCCCGATTTTAAGGCAAAAAGGGGGCGCTCGAAGCACTCTACCAGCAAGTCCCTGAAGATGCCGTTGTCGTCTGTTTAG
- a CDS encoding PQQ-binding-like beta-propeller repeat protein gives MPLIDLTTFDFSQDLPGDGASPRRAATVRNDDAHAVLHVGVRSPAPWVEIYPQEFALAPLSVQTLVAELRPERARNSSLAPVKAALHAQYLAVGAQDAAALPPDVAIELSIVPPVASCPNCAAALPEGTRECRRCGERIRLCPVCGAPNTWIAHTCRVNATHILRTERDWTTSPGGRPARDGGETLPLGIQLARRWSSPAFPVTNAADALEWSAPLLTFGMVIAAAIDSVAGRAFIQSFELTTGAALWEHELSDARGLYPDRGAMSIDPTDGMLYAATLGGSVTAIDAIRGAIRWTSRVQGAVYGGVLTTPGALLVPADDSLFVLDRTDGAVRHVFRLGGRLDTAPTVENSAAFAACDDSHVYAFDLDHLTETWRTAADGPFNAAPIYHNGSVYAATMAGTVYAFDAATGAVRWRTLVTPKGVTASPALSPDGLLFVAGNDGFLHMISADAGNLIRSRRVSAAPLRTAPVCSGTTVYAGSDDGNLYALDADYTVHRIYETTPGARIASAGPALYGDTLACAATNGVLYVLRAA, from the coding sequence ATGCCCCTCATCGACCTCACCACCTTCGATTTCTCCCAGGACCTCCCCGGCGACGGCGCGTCGCCGCGACGGGCGGCGACAGTGCGTAATGACGATGCGCACGCCGTTCTGCATGTCGGGGTGCGGTCGCCCGCGCCATGGGTGGAGATCTACCCGCAGGAGTTCGCGCTGGCGCCGCTATCCGTGCAGACGCTGGTCGCGGAGCTGCGGCCCGAGCGGGCGCGCAACAGTTCGCTGGCGCCGGTGAAGGCGGCGCTGCACGCGCAGTATCTGGCGGTCGGAGCGCAAGACGCCGCCGCGCTGCCGCCGGATGTCGCGATTGAGCTGTCCATCGTACCGCCCGTCGCCTCCTGCCCGAACTGCGCCGCCGCGCTGCCGGAGGGCACCCGCGAATGCCGGCGGTGCGGCGAGCGGATCCGGCTCTGCCCGGTCTGCGGCGCGCCCAACACCTGGATCGCGCACACCTGCCGCGTCAACGCCACACATATCCTCCGGACGGAACGAGACTGGACCACCAGTCCCGGCGGCCGGCCCGCGCGCGACGGCGGCGAAACGCTGCCCCTGGGAATTCAACTGGCGCGGCGCTGGTCCTCCCCCGCCTTCCCCGTCACGAACGCCGCCGATGCGCTGGAGTGGAGCGCGCCGCTGCTGACGTTTGGCATGGTCATCGCGGCCGCGATCGACTCCGTGGCGGGACGCGCGTTCATCCAGTCGTTTGAACTGACGACCGGCGCGGCCCTCTGGGAGCACGAACTCTCCGACGCGCGCGGTCTTTATCCCGACCGGGGCGCGATGTCCATCGATCCCACGGACGGCATGCTTTACGCGGCGACGCTCGGCGGGAGCGTCACGGCGATCGACGCCATCCGGGGCGCGATCCGCTGGACGAGCCGGGTGCAGGGCGCCGTTTATGGCGGAGTGCTGACGACGCCCGGCGCGCTGCTCGTTCCCGCCGACGATTCGCTCTTTGTCCTCGACCGAACGGACGGCGCCGTGCGCCATGTCTTCCGCCTTGGCGGTCGCCTGGACACGGCCCCGACGGTGGAGAATAGCGCCGCGTTCGCCGCCTGCGACGATTCCCATGTCTACGCCTTCGATCTGGATCATCTGACCGAGACATGGCGGACCGCGGCCGACGGACCGTTCAACGCCGCTCCAATCTATCACAACGGATCGGTCTACGCCGCGACCATGGCCGGAACGGTTTACGCCTTCGACGCCGCCACCGGCGCCGTGCGCTGGCGCACCCTGGTCACTCCCAAGGGCGTCACCGCCTCGCCGGCGCTCTCCCCCGACGGCCTGCTGTTCGTCGCCGGCAACGACGGCTTCCTGCACATGATCTCCGCCGACGCCGGCAATTTGATCCGCTCGCGCCGCGTCAGCGCCGCCCCGCTGCGCACCGCGCCCGTGTGCAGCGGAACCACCGTATACGCCGGCTCCGACGACGGGAATCTGTACGCCCTGGACGCCGACTACACCGTCCATCGCATCTACGAAACCACTCCGGGCGCGCGCATCGCCTCCGCCGGCCCCGCGCTCTACGGCGACACCCTCGCCTGCGCCGCAACCAACGGCGTTCTCTATGTCCTGCGCGCGGCTTAA
- the smpB gene encoding SsrA-binding protein SmpB: MATGTKGKDDAKKRNVSILNRKARHEYEIEETYVCGIALTGTEIKSIRLGLANLQDSFCRVQNGEMWVNNFYIAPYDQGNRYNVESRRTRKLLLHKWQIIKISNRVNERGLAIVPTKLFFERGYVKLEIGIGRGKKLWDKRDSIAARDSDRDARREAFGRD; this comes from the coding sequence ATGGCTACTGGGACTAAAGGGAAGGACGACGCCAAAAAGCGCAACGTCTCCATTCTTAACCGAAAAGCGCGTCACGAATACGAAATTGAGGAGACCTACGTCTGCGGCATCGCGCTGACCGGGACCGAGATCAAATCGATTCGTCTTGGGCTGGCGAACCTCCAGGATTCGTTCTGCCGCGTGCAGAACGGCGAGATGTGGGTGAATAACTTTTACATCGCTCCCTACGACCAGGGCAACCGATACAACGTCGAATCCCGGCGCACGCGCAAGCTCCTGCTGCACAAATGGCAGATCATCAAGATCTCCAACCGCGTCAACGAGCGGGGCCTGGCGATCGTCCCCACCAAGCTGTTCTTCGAGCGCGGCTACGTCAAGCTCGAGATCGGAATCGGACGCGGCAAAAAGCTCTGGGACAAACGCGACAGCATCGCCGCCCGCGACAGCGACCGCGACGCCCGCCGCGAGGCGTTTGGGCGGGATTAG